From a region of the Acidimicrobiales bacterium genome:
- a CDS encoding VOC family protein, which produces MRALGVHHVSIKVKDAPEAVRFYCDVLGLSARSDRPDLGFGGAWLDAGGQQVHLVEGDLPPDEGQHFALQVEDLGATIDELRSRGIAVSDPIPIAASQQAFVSDPDGNLIELHQPG; this is translated from the coding sequence GTGAGAGCGCTCGGTGTTCATCACGTGTCGATAAAGGTCAAAGATGCTCCCGAGGCGGTGCGCTTCTACTGTGACGTGCTCGGTCTCTCGGCGCGGTCCGACCGACCGGACCTCGGCTTCGGCGGGGCCTGGCTCGACGCCGGTGGCCAGCAGGTCCACCTGGTCGAGGGCGACCTGCCGCCGGACGAGGGCCAGCACTTCGCCCTTCAGGTCGAGGACCTCGGCGCGACGATCGACGAGCTGCGCTCCCGCGGCATCGCCGTGAGCGATCCCATTCCCATCGCCGCGTCGCAACAGGCGTTCGTCAGCGACCCCGACGGCAATCTCATCGAGCTGCATCAGCCCGGCTGA
- a CDS encoding adenylate/guanylate cyclase domain-containing protein: MDAPETRYARTADGVHIAYHVFGQGDQDAVFVWGIFSHVELLWEHEASAHYLRRLGSFARVIHFDKRGTGLSDRACPLPTLEDQMDDVQTVMDAVGSQRATLIGGGDAGLLCMLFAAAHPERTAALVLSGARPRITRSADFPWAPDPEEWHGIVETVSREWGRGVSQEVAAPSQADAASVQWWARLERYSLSPGSVVPFWRMLEHTDVRAVLPSVRVPTLVLHRRDDPYVELAAGRYVAEHIPGARFVELAGHDHPGWGEGADTELDQIEDQLTGARGAQEPDRVLATVLFTDIVGSTEQATELGDRRWREVLADHDQISRQEIALHRGRWVKSTGDGVLATFDGPARAIRCAERLGARTRQRGLRLRAGIHTGECEQLGEDIGGIAVHIAARVAALAPAGRVLVSRTVVDLVAGSGVSFEDQGEHDLKGVPGQWRLFSVTVPESP, translated from the coding sequence GTGGACGCGCCGGAGACACGCTATGCGCGCACCGCTGACGGGGTGCACATCGCCTATCACGTCTTCGGCCAGGGCGACCAGGACGCGGTGTTCGTATGGGGGATCTTCTCCCACGTGGAGCTGTTATGGGAGCACGAGGCGTCCGCCCACTACCTCCGGCGGCTGGGGTCGTTCGCCAGGGTGATCCACTTCGACAAGCGGGGAACCGGGCTCTCCGATCGAGCCTGTCCGTTGCCGACGCTCGAGGACCAGATGGACGATGTGCAGACGGTGATGGACGCCGTCGGCTCGCAGCGGGCCACGCTGATCGGCGGCGGCGACGCCGGCCTGCTGTGCATGCTCTTCGCGGCCGCCCATCCCGAGCGGACGGCGGCCCTCGTGCTGAGCGGGGCGCGGCCCCGGATCACCCGGTCGGCGGACTTTCCGTGGGCGCCCGACCCCGAGGAGTGGCACGGCATAGTCGAGACCGTCTCCCGGGAATGGGGTCGAGGCGTCAGTCAGGAGGTCGCGGCCCCCAGCCAGGCCGACGCGGCGTCGGTGCAGTGGTGGGCCCGACTGGAGCGCTACTCGCTCAGCCCGGGCTCGGTCGTCCCGTTCTGGCGGATGCTGGAGCACACCGACGTCCGGGCCGTGCTGCCGTCGGTGCGGGTGCCGACGCTCGTCCTCCACCGCCGCGACGACCCGTACGTCGAGTTGGCCGCCGGCCGCTACGTCGCCGAGCACATCCCCGGTGCCCGATTCGTCGAGCTCGCCGGGCACGACCACCCCGGTTGGGGCGAAGGAGCCGACACCGAGCTCGACCAGATCGAGGACCAGCTCACCGGCGCACGCGGCGCGCAGGAGCCCGACCGGGTGCTCGCCACCGTGTTGTTCACCGACATCGTCGGCTCGACGGAGCAGGCCACGGAGCTGGGCGACCGGCGCTGGCGCGAGGTACTGGCGGACCACGACCAGATCAGCCGCCAGGAGATCGCCCTGCACCGAGGCCGCTGGGTCAAGTCCACCGGTGACGGCGTGCTGGCGACCTTCGACGGCCCCGCCCGCGCCATACGGTGCGCGGAGCGGTTGGGGGCCCGGACCCGCCAGCGCGGTCTGAGACTGCGCGCCGGCATCCACACCGGCGAGTGCGAGCAGCTCGGCGAGGATATCGGCGGCATCGCCGTGCATATCGCGGCGCGCGTCGCCGCCCTGGCCCCGGCCGGCCGGGTCCTGGTCTCCCGTACGGTGGTCGATCTCGTGGCCGGGTCCGGTGTGAGCTTCGAGGACCAGGGCGAGCACGATCTCAAGGGCGTGCCCGGCCAGTGGAGGCTGTTCAGCGTCACCGTGCCCGAGTCCCCGTGA
- a CDS encoding thioesterase family protein encodes MRRRPEDRGSHDGSAVHRTVEIDLDIYTFDIDFAGHVSNISYIRWLEIGRIQLITDIGYRTHELLELGLAPLVIRTEIDYRLPLKLGDPVHLSLDLTELRAASATIDFRITSDGQLAATARQLGLFVRLDTGKPARVSSELRGRFAPYLQQEPPDRERLES; translated from the coding sequence ATGCGCCGGCGCCCGGAGGATCGCGGGAGTCACGACGGCTCGGCCGTCCACCGCACGGTCGAGATCGACCTCGACATCTACACCTTCGACATCGACTTCGCGGGCCACGTGAGCAACATCAGCTACATCCGATGGCTGGAGATCGGACGCATCCAGCTTATTACCGACATCGGCTACAGGACCCACGAGCTCCTGGAGCTGGGCCTGGCGCCCCTCGTGATCCGCACCGAGATCGACTACCGGCTGCCGCTCAAGCTCGGCGACCCGGTGCACTTGTCCCTGGATCTGACCGAGCTGCGGGCCGCGTCCGCGACCATCGACTTTCGCATCACCTCTGACGGCCAGCTGGCCGCCACTGCCCGGCAACTGGGGCTCTTCGTCAGGCTGGACACGGGCAAACCGGCACGGGTCTCCTCCGAGCTCCGTGGACGGTTCGCGCCGTATCTCCAGCAGGAGCCGCCCGATCGCGAGAGACTGGAATCGTGA